One stretch of Rathayibacter festucae DSM 15932 DNA includes these proteins:
- a CDS encoding PLP-dependent aminotransferase family protein: protein MADVHFGVRALQTLLGDWREQRGTRPAYLALADRIRLLSIDGRIPTDSRLPAERELSARLGVSRTTVAAAYRELRDSGYLVSVRGSGSATRLPGAAVHAVPTLAPDFVDFTKAALPAVPELAEAYARAARLAPEYFEDGSYDTVGLPLLRRAIAERYTRRGLRTEPGQIMVTIGAQHAIALVARTLLARGDRALIEAPTYPHAYEALRLAGARLVPVNVDGADGWDGEGLIAAIRGTSPTLAYLMPDFHNPTGRSMAVDLRERAIAAAARQGTLIIADETTAELDIDRRMSPLPFASYGPEGTVISIGSVGKTLWGGIRIGWIRAERSVVRKLVAARSAGDLGSPIVEQLLVADMLGRMDGVLELRREQLRAGRDHLEAALARAIPEWSVPRVSGGLSTWVGLGRPASSQLALAARTSGLLITAGPRFGIDGAFERFLRIPIGYSPEITDRAVDALAVAWSQVARHPAADTGYLADVV from the coding sequence CGTACCTCGCCCTCGCCGACCGCATCCGCCTGCTCAGCATCGACGGCCGCATCCCGACGGACAGCCGGCTCCCCGCCGAGCGCGAGCTGTCGGCGCGGCTCGGCGTGAGCCGCACCACCGTGGCCGCTGCCTACCGCGAGCTGCGCGACAGCGGCTACCTCGTCAGCGTCCGCGGCTCCGGCAGCGCGACCCGCCTGCCCGGCGCCGCGGTGCACGCCGTGCCGACCCTCGCGCCCGACTTCGTCGACTTCACCAAGGCGGCGCTGCCCGCCGTGCCCGAGCTCGCCGAGGCCTACGCCCGCGCCGCGCGCCTCGCGCCGGAGTACTTCGAGGACGGCTCCTACGACACCGTCGGCCTGCCGCTGCTGCGCCGCGCGATCGCCGAGCGCTACACCCGCCGCGGCCTGCGCACCGAGCCCGGCCAGATCATGGTGACGATCGGCGCGCAGCACGCGATCGCGCTCGTCGCGCGCACCCTGCTCGCCCGCGGCGACCGCGCCCTGATCGAGGCGCCGACCTACCCGCACGCCTACGAGGCGCTCCGGCTCGCCGGCGCCCGGCTGGTGCCGGTCAACGTGGACGGCGCCGACGGCTGGGACGGCGAGGGCCTGATCGCGGCGATCCGCGGCACCAGCCCGACGCTCGCCTACCTGATGCCCGACTTCCACAACCCGACCGGCCGCTCGATGGCCGTCGACCTGCGCGAGCGGGCCATCGCCGCCGCGGCCCGCCAGGGCACGCTGATCATCGCCGACGAGACCACCGCCGAGCTCGACATCGACCGGCGGATGTCGCCGCTGCCCTTCGCCTCCTACGGGCCCGAGGGCACGGTGATCTCGATCGGCTCGGTCGGCAAGACGCTCTGGGGCGGCATCCGGATCGGCTGGATCCGCGCCGAGCGGAGCGTCGTCCGCAAGCTCGTCGCCGCGCGCTCGGCCGGCGACCTCGGCAGCCCGATCGTCGAGCAGCTCCTGGTCGCCGACATGCTCGGCCGGATGGACGGCGTGCTGGAGCTGCGCCGCGAGCAGCTGCGCGCCGGCCGCGACCACCTCGAGGCGGCGCTCGCCCGCGCGATCCCGGAGTGGAGTGTGCCGCGGGTCTCCGGCGGCCTCTCCACCTGGGTCGGCCTCGGCCGCCCGGCCAGCTCGCAGCTCGCTCTCGCCGCCCGCACCTCGGGTCTGCTGATCACGGCCGGCCCGCGCTTCGGGATCGACGGCGCCTTCGAGCGCTTCCTGCGCATCCCGATCGGCTACTCGCCGGAGATCACCGACCGGGCCGTGGACGCGCTCGCCGTCGCCTGGAGCCAGGTCGCGCGCCACCCGGCGGCCGACACCGGCTACCTCGCCGACGTCGTCTGA